The proteins below come from a single Candidatus Wallbacteria bacterium genomic window:
- a CDS encoding ATP-binding protein yields the protein MEKPLLAAARQFPSVIVTGPRQSGKTTLLKHLFSGKYRYVSLDNPDIRLLAAKEPALFFESFPPPLIIDEIQYVPQLFQQIKIMIDNQREMRGRFIFTGSQIFPLMAHVGESLAGRIAVFTLLPFSLREQGCEVESMDLQLLQKKILKGGFPDVALRKDLNLETWFTGYLQTYLERDVRQLRQIGDLGDFQRFLQLTAAQNGQVLHLSNLSRDLGVAVNTVKAWVTILEASGQIILVKPFYRNKGKRIIKSPKLYFLDTGLLCHLNGITSEKQIFKGPLSGQVLETVVLEEIVKNFHNTGKIPRVYWWRTSHGDEVDFIVEDRGRIIPVEVKLSSSVNSGMAKGLNQFCELFQDEVERAFLVSLSRESLKLGLRTVSLHFSDFVFKTISK from the coding sequence ATGGAAAAGCCACTTCTGGCTGCAGCCAGGCAATTCCCATCCGTCATAGTGACAGGCCCCCGGCAATCAGGCAAAACGACTTTGCTCAAGCATTTGTTTTCAGGGAAATACCGGTATGTTTCGCTTGATAATCCGGATATCCGGCTGCTGGCTGCGAAAGAACCGGCCCTTTTTTTTGAATCATTTCCCCCTCCATTGATTATCGATGAAATCCAGTATGTGCCGCAGCTTTTTCAGCAGATTAAAATTATGATCGACAATCAGCGCGAAATGCGGGGCAGATTCATCTTCACAGGTTCGCAGATATTTCCGCTGATGGCACATGTGGGCGAGTCTCTTGCAGGCAGGATTGCCGTTTTTACGCTGCTGCCATTTTCTCTCAGAGAGCAGGGCTGTGAAGTTGAATCAATGGATCTGCAGCTTTTACAGAAGAAGATTTTAAAAGGAGGATTCCCTGACGTTGCCCTCAGAAAGGACTTGAATCTCGAAACCTGGTTCACAGGCTATCTGCAGACATACCTGGAGCGGGATGTCAGGCAATTGAGACAAATCGGGGATCTCGGGGATTTCCAGAGATTCCTGCAGCTGACTGCAGCGCAGAACGGGCAGGTGCTTCATCTTTCAAACCTGTCCAGGGACCTGGGTGTGGCGGTAAACACCGTCAAAGCCTGGGTGACGATACTGGAAGCGAGCGGACAGATTATTCTGGTCAAGCCATTTTATCGGAACAAAGGCAAGCGGATCATCAAAAGCCCTAAGCTGTATTTTCTGGATACAGGGCTTCTCTGTCATCTCAACGGCATCACTTCCGAAAAACAGATTTTCAAGGGGCCATTATCCGGACAGGTGCTGGAGACGGTTGTCCTGGAGGAGATCGTTAAAAATTTCCATAACACGGGAAAGATCCCGAGAGTATACTGGTGGAGAACATCGCATGGGGACGAGGTGGATTTCATCGTGGAAGACAGGGGGAGAATAATCCCGGTGGAAGTGAAGCTGAGTTCCTCAGTCAACAGTGGAATGGCGAAAGGACTGAATCAATTCTGCGAACTGTTCCAGGATGAAGTGGAGCGTGCCTTTCTGGTCAGTCTCTCGCGTGAGAGCCTGAAACTCGGTCTCAGAACAGTATCGTTGCATTTTTCGGATTTCGTATTCAAAACTATTTCGAAATAG